CGCCGAGATCACCCGCAGCGCGATTTCGCCGCGGTTGGCGACGAGGATCTTCTTAAAGATTGCGCATCGGAGCACTCACGGCCGTGAGCGCCCGCCTTCGCCGAGGCTTCGGCGGGTAAACACCGTTCGCCATCCCCTCGGAAGAGGGGATCTCGCCACGGTGGCCACGAGAAGACCGGAGGGGTCTTCCGGGTCGAGGGATTCGAAGGGCCATCGCTTCGCTCCGCTCCGCTCGCGCACGAGGCACGCCGGCGTCACGACGTCTTGATCGCGAAGAGCTTTTCGCCGTATTCGACCGGCTGCCCGTTCTGCGGAAAGACCTTCACGACCTCGCCGGCGACGTCGGACTCGATCTCGTTCATGAGCTTCATCGCCTCGATGATGCAGAGGATCTTGTTCTTGTCGACGCGGTCGCCCGGCGACACGAACGGATCGGACTCGGGAGACGCGGCGCGGTAGAAGGTCCCGACGATCGGCGACACGATGTAATGAAGCGTGTCCTCGGCGGCCTCCGCGCGTTCCTCGGCCGCGGCCGCATCCGCGCCGGCCGCGGGGAGCGCGGCGGGAGCCGAGGCGACGGGAAGGGCCGGGTAGTAGACGGCCGACCCGCCGTTCGACTCCCCGCGATGACCCTCGATGCGGAGGCG
The sequence above is a segment of the Thermoanaerobaculia bacterium genome. Coding sequences within it:
- the accB gene encoding acetyl-CoA carboxylase biotin carboxyl carrier protein; this encodes MLSFKEIKELIDLVAEKNLSGVEIERSGFRLRIEGHRGESNGGSAVYYPALPVASAPAALPAAGADAAAAEERAEAAEDTLHYIVSPIVGTFYRAASPESDPFVSPGDRVDKNKILCIIEAMKLMNEIESDVAGEVVKVFPQNGQPVEYGEKLFAIKTS